One segment of Meriones unguiculatus strain TT.TT164.6M chromosome X, Bangor_MerUng_6.1, whole genome shotgun sequence DNA contains the following:
- the Asb11 gene encoding ankyrin repeat and SOCS box protein 11 isoform X1 codes for MEDGPVFYGFKNIFLTVFATFFFFKLLIKVFLALLTHFYIVKGNRKEAARIAEEIYGGLSDCWADRSPLHEAAAQGRLLALKTLIAQGINVNLVTINRVSSLHEACLGGHVACAKALLENGAHVNGLTVHGATPLFNACCSGSAACVNVLLEFGAKAQLEVYLASPIHEAVKRGHRECMEILLENNVNIEQEVPQLGTPLYVACAYQRVDCVKKLLELGASVDHGQWLDTPLHAAARQSSAEVINLLTEYGANLKLRNSQGKSALDLAAPKSSVEQALLLHEGPPALSQLCRLCVRKCLGRPCHQAIYKLGLPEPLEKFLLYQ; via the exons ATGGAAGATGGTCCGGTTTTCTAtggctttaaaaacatttttcttacagtgtttgcaacattttttttcttcaagcttttaattaaagttttcttGGCTCTCCTAACCCATTTCTATATCgtcaaaggaaacagaaaagaggcAGCTAGGATAGCAGAAGAGATCTATGGTGGACTGTCAG ACTGCTGGGCTGATCGATCCCCACTCCATGAGGCTGCTGCTCAGGGGCGATTACTGGCTCTTAAAACTTTAATTGCACAA GGTATCAATGTGAATCTTGTGACGATTAACCGGGTCTCTTCTCTTCATGAGGCATGCCTTGGAGGTCATGTGGCTTGTGCTAAAGCCTTGCTGGAAAATGGTGCACAT GTCAACGGACTGACAGTTCATGGGGCCACTCCCCTCTTCAATGCCTGCTGCAGTGGCAGTGCTGCATGTGTTAATGTGCTGTTGGAGTTTGGAGCCAAGGCCCAGCTTGAGGTCTACCTGGCTTCACCTATCCATGAAGCGGTGAAGAGAG GTCACAGAGAGTGCATGGAGATTCTGCTGGAGAATAATGTTAACATTGAGCAAGAGGTTCCTCAGCTGGGAACTCCCCTGTATGTGGCTTGTGCTTACCAGAGAGTCGACTGTGTGAAGAAACTTCTAGAACTAG GAGCCAGTGTTGACCATGGCCAGTGGCTGGACACCCCACTGCATGCTGCAGCAAGGCAGTCCAGTGCAGAGGTCATCAATCTGCTCACTGAGTATGGGGCTAACCTGAAACTCAGAAACTCACAGGGCAAAAGTGCCCTTGACCTTGCTGCTCCCAAAAGCAGTGTGGAGCAGGCACTCTTGCTCCATGAAG GTCCGCCTGCTCTTTCTCAGCTTTGCCGCCTATGTGTCCGGAAGTGCTTGGGCCGTCCATGTCATCAAGCAATCTACAAGCTAGGTCTGCCAGAACCTCTGGAAAAATTCCTCTTATACCAATAG
- the Asb11 gene encoding ankyrin repeat and SOCS box protein 11 isoform X2: protein MLQLAGNKGVRRPGLWKEISFGDYICHTFQGDCWADRSPLHEAAAQGRLLALKTLIAQGINVNLVTINRVSSLHEACLGGHVACAKALLENGAHVNGLTVHGATPLFNACCSGSAACVNVLLEFGAKAQLEVYLASPIHEAVKRGHRECMEILLENNVNIEQEVPQLGTPLYVACAYQRVDCVKKLLELGASVDHGQWLDTPLHAAARQSSAEVINLLTEYGANLKLRNSQGKSALDLAAPKSSVEQALLLHEGPPALSQLCRLCVRKCLGRPCHQAIYKLGLPEPLEKFLLYQ from the exons ATGCTTCAGCTAGCTGGTAACAAAGGAGTCCGAAGGCCTGGACTGTGGAAAGAGATTTCTTTTGGGGATTATATTTGTCACACATTTCAGGGAG ACTGCTGGGCTGATCGATCCCCACTCCATGAGGCTGCTGCTCAGGGGCGATTACTGGCTCTTAAAACTTTAATTGCACAA GGTATCAATGTGAATCTTGTGACGATTAACCGGGTCTCTTCTCTTCATGAGGCATGCCTTGGAGGTCATGTGGCTTGTGCTAAAGCCTTGCTGGAAAATGGTGCACAT GTCAACGGACTGACAGTTCATGGGGCCACTCCCCTCTTCAATGCCTGCTGCAGTGGCAGTGCTGCATGTGTTAATGTGCTGTTGGAGTTTGGAGCCAAGGCCCAGCTTGAGGTCTACCTGGCTTCACCTATCCATGAAGCGGTGAAGAGAG GTCACAGAGAGTGCATGGAGATTCTGCTGGAGAATAATGTTAACATTGAGCAAGAGGTTCCTCAGCTGGGAACTCCCCTGTATGTGGCTTGTGCTTACCAGAGAGTCGACTGTGTGAAGAAACTTCTAGAACTAG GAGCCAGTGTTGACCATGGCCAGTGGCTGGACACCCCACTGCATGCTGCAGCAAGGCAGTCCAGTGCAGAGGTCATCAATCTGCTCACTGAGTATGGGGCTAACCTGAAACTCAGAAACTCACAGGGCAAAAGTGCCCTTGACCTTGCTGCTCCCAAAAGCAGTGTGGAGCAGGCACTCTTGCTCCATGAAG GTCCGCCTGCTCTTTCTCAGCTTTGCCGCCTATGTGTCCGGAAGTGCTTGGGCCGTCCATGTCATCAAGCAATCTACAAGCTAGGTCTGCCAGAACCTCTGGAAAAATTCCTCTTATACCAATAG